A single region of the Brachypodium distachyon strain Bd21 chromosome 3, Brachypodium_distachyon_v3.0, whole genome shotgun sequence genome encodes:
- the LOC100832572 gene encoding 7-deoxyloganetin glucosyltransferase: MATPAPHTEKPHVLFFPFPAQGHVKPALQLAKLLHHYHGFQVTFVHTEHNRRRLLRAHRPDALSGIPGFCFAAVPDGLPPSDVNASQDMAALLLSLETSVPHFRNLVADLPPVSCVISDIEHILIAAKEMGLRCVTFWTTGACAFMACQQCQQLVDMGILPFKEAEQLRNGYLDRTVVDWVPGMPKHIRLRDFPSFIRTTDPEDPMIKILLSSMACHRTTPSAIIFHTFDELERETIAAMAGILPPIYAVGPLPLLVSQIPVGGALDTLESNLSKENHACLEWLKGKGPNSVVYVSFGSIATLNKEQLVEFAWGLANSKQEFLWVIRDDLVNNGADEPANVLPPEFLEGTKARNYMTNWVPQDAVLQHEAIGAFLTHCGWNSMLESISAGVPMLCWPFGADQYTNSRYACSEWRVGMEISSDAKRDEVESAIREVMEGERGKEMKRTVMEWKEKATVAAMPGGPSWVNLEKVIREVICLAQGAEEPLAEKHSET, encoded by the exons ATGGCGACCCCAGCTCCCCACACCGAAAAGCCTCACGTGTTGTTCTTCCCATTCCCAGCTCAGGGCCATGTCAAGCCGGCGCTTCAGTTGGCCAAGCTCCTCCACCATTACCATGGCTTTCAGGTCACCTTTGTCCACACGGAgcacaaccgccgccgcctcctccgcgcgcACCGCCCCGACGCGCTCTCGGGGATCCCTGGGTTCTGCTTCGCCGCCGTCCCGGACGGCCTTCCCCCCTCGGACGTGAACGCGTCACAGGACATGGCTGCCCTGCTATTATCCCTGGAGACATCGGTCCCGCACTTCAGGAACCTCGTCGCAGACCTCCCGCCGGTGTCCTGCGTCATCTCCGACATCGAGCACATCCTGATCGCGGCCAAGGAAATGGGCCTTCGCTGCGTCACATTCTGGACCACGGGCGCGTGCGCCTTCATGGCGTGCCAGCAGTGCCAGCAGCTCGTCGATATGGGCATTCTTCCCTTCAAAG AGGCTGAGCAGCTACGGAATGGATACCTGGACAGAACGGTCGTGGACTGGGTGCCAGGGATGCCCAAGCACATTCGCCTAAGGGACTTCCCGAGCTTCATACGCACAACGGACCCTGAAGACCCGATGATCAAAATCCTGTTAAGCTCGATGGCGTGCCACAGGACCACTCCATCCGCCATCATCTTCCACACCTTCGACGAGCTGGAGCGCGAAACCATCGCCGCAATGGCCGGCATCCTGCCACCGATCTACGCCGTCGGGCCGTTGCCGCTCCTCGTCAGCCAGATCCCCGTTGGTGGCGCACTTGACACGTTGGAATCAAACCTTTCCAAGGAGAACCACGCCTGCCTAGAGTGGCTCAAGGGCAAGGGGCCAAACTCAGTGGTGTATGTGAGCTTTGGGAGCATAGCAACGCTGAATAAAGAACAGCTAGTGGAGTTCGCGTGGGGTTTGGCTAACAGTAAACAGGAGTTCTTGTGGGTTATCAGAGATGACTTGGTAAACAATGGCGCCGACGAGCCTGCCAACGTGTTGCCACCGGAGTTTTTGGAGGGGACCAAGGCGAGGAACTACATGACGAACTGGGTCCCGCAAGATGCGGTGCTCCAACACGAGGCGATCGGCGCGTTCCTGACGCATTGCGGGTGGAACTCGATGCTGGAGAGCATCAGCGCCGGGGTGCCGATGTTGTGCTGGCCGTTCGGCGCCGATCAGTACACGAACAGCAGGTACGCTTGTTCTGAGTGGCGCGTCGGCATGGAGATCAGCAGCGATGCAAAGAGAGATGAGGTAGAATCAGCCATCAGGGAGGTGATGGAAGGGGAGAGGGGAAAGGAGATGAAGAGAACGGTGATGGAATGGAAGGAGAAGGCGACCGTTGCTGCAATGCCAGGTGGGCCGTCTTGGGTAAATCTGGAGAAGGTGATCCGTGAGGTGATCTGCCTGGCGCAGGGTGCAGAAGAGCCTCTAGCGGAGAAGCATAGTGAAACATGA